From one Candidatus Poribacteria bacterium genomic stretch:
- a CDS encoding PQQ-like beta-propeller repeat protein, translating into MKKFRCLLVVLFVIAGFAGADEWHQWRGENREGVWMETGIIEAFEGSEIPIRWRVPISSGYSGPTVADGRVYVTDKLMKPKQVERVHCFDWETGEKLWSYTYDCVYKIDYAAGPRATVTVHGGLAYALGAMGHLHCFDATTGEVIWKKDLNTEYNIEMPIWGIASAPLVEGEHLIVQIGGTPEACIVAFDRKTGEEKWRAVDDTASYSAPIIITHAGQRVLISWTGNNIAALDPETGTVHWLYSFPSTRWEIGIATPIFYENELFFTNFYEGSLLLKLAPDSLDVELAWHRTGKDERNTEAIQTTMSTPVRVGHYIYGVDSYGEFRCIDARNGDRIWEDLSAVPTARWSTIHSVKHPAASENRVWMFNERGELLITDLTPEGLNIVSRAKLIEPTRDQLNRRGGVTWAHPAYAYKHVFARNDEELICANLAKTKK; encoded by the coding sequence ATGAAGAAATTTAGATGTTTACTCGTCGTCCTGTTTGTCATCGCAGGATTCGCTGGCGCAGATGAATGGCATCAATGGCGTGGCGAAAATCGCGAAGGCGTTTGGATGGAAACGGGGATTATTGAAGCGTTTGAAGGTTCAGAGATTCCAATCCGGTGGCGTGTACCTATCAGTAGCGGTTATAGCGGACCAACTGTCGCCGATGGACGTGTCTACGTCACCGATAAACTGATGAAACCGAAGCAGGTTGAACGCGTACACTGCTTTGACTGGGAAACGGGAGAGAAGCTCTGGTCTTACACCTACGATTGCGTCTATAAAATCGACTACGCCGCTGGACCCCGCGCAACTGTGACTGTGCATGGCGGACTTGCCTACGCCTTGGGTGCAATGGGACATCTCCACTGTTTTGACGCTACCACAGGTGAAGTCATCTGGAAAAAGGATCTCAATACCGAATACAATATTGAGATGCCTATCTGGGGGATCGCAAGCGCACCGCTGGTGGAAGGTGAACATCTCATCGTTCAAATCGGAGGTACACCGGAGGCGTGTATTGTTGCCTTTGACCGAAAAACCGGGGAAGAAAAATGGAGAGCCGTGGACGATACCGCCTCTTATTCGGCACCCATTATCATTACACACGCCGGTCAACGGGTTTTAATCTCTTGGACAGGGAATAACATTGCTGCGCTCGACCCAGAAACCGGAACAGTCCATTGGCTCTATTCATTTCCTTCTACCCGTTGGGAGATCGGCATTGCAACCCCAATTTTCTATGAGAATGAATTGTTTTTCACAAACTTCTATGAAGGTTCGCTGCTCCTGAAATTGGCACCAGATAGTTTAGATGTCGAACTCGCATGGCACCGAACGGGTAAAGATGAGCGGAATACAGAGGCGATTCAGACGACGATGTCAACCCCGGTTCGGGTTGGTCATTATATTTACGGTGTAGATAGCTACGGTGAATTCCGTTGTATTGATGCCCGAAATGGCGATCGGATTTGGGAAGACCTCTCCGCCGTGCCGACAGCACGCTGGAGCACTATCCATTCTGTCAAACATCCCGCAGCGTCAGAAAACAGAGTCTGGATGTTCAACGAACGCGGCGAACTGCTCATCACAGACCTCACGCCTGAAGGATTGAATATCGTCAGTCGTGCTAAACTGATTGAACCGACGCGGGATCAACTGAACCGCAGAGGCGGCGTTACATGGGCACACCCCGCTTATGCCTATAAACACGTCTTCGCACGGAACGACGAAGAACTTATTTGTGCAAACTTAGCAAAAACCAAAAAATAG
- a CDS encoding carboxymuconolactone decarboxylase family protein: protein MAWIQTVDETDATGIVKEEYDAAIARAGELYNIVRLFSARPKSMRAFVELYKAVMHDEDCPLTRMQREMIATVVSKVNECHY, encoded by the coding sequence ATGGCATGGATTCAGACTGTAGACGAGACCGATGCAACGGGTATCGTGAAAGAGGAATACGACGCTGCTATCGCGCGGGCGGGTGAACTTTACAACATCGTCAGGCTTTTTAGTGCGCGCCCGAAAAGCATGCGCGCCTTTGTCGAACTTTACAAAGCAGTGATGCACGATGAGGATTGCCCCTTGACTCGGATGCAACGGGAGATGATCGCGACTGTCGTCTCGAAAGTGAATGAATGCCACTACTGA
- a CDS encoding SDR family NAD(P)-dependent oxidoreductase: MNLDNKIAIVTGAGQGIGKAIAVRLANVGADVAIMDLNMDAAAAVAQEIEGIGRRSLPLQADVSQSADVNAAVEKVISTLGRVDILVNNAGIAGRTLPLTDLEEADWDAVIGVNLTGVFLCCKAVIRPMIAQNYGRIVNIASIAGKEGNPTLIPYSVSKGGVITLTKALAKEVTDYNIRVNAVSPAVIQTPILEGMAQSTIDYMVGKIPLGRVGQPEEVAAVVNFLASDEASFVTGQCYDVSGGRATY; the protein is encoded by the coding sequence ATGAATTTAGACAATAAAATCGCTATCGTAACAGGTGCTGGACAAGGTATCGGAAAAGCCATAGCCGTCAGACTCGCCAACGTTGGCGCGGATGTCGCTATCATGGATTTGAATATGGATGCAGCAGCAGCGGTGGCACAGGAAATTGAGGGCATCGGACGCAGGTCGCTACCCCTTCAAGCCGATGTCTCACAGTCCGCTGACGTTAACGCCGCCGTTGAGAAGGTTATTTCCACGCTCGGTCGCGTTGATATCCTTGTTAACAATGCCGGCATCGCGGGACGTACACTCCCACTTACCGACTTAGAAGAGGCGGATTGGGATGCCGTGATAGGCGTAAATCTCACAGGCGTTTTTCTATGTTGTAAAGCGGTTATCCGTCCGATGATTGCGCAGAATTACGGCAGAATTGTGAATATCGCCTCAATTGCTGGAAAAGAGGGCAATCCGACGTTGATTCCGTATTCGGTATCTAAGGGAGGGGTTATCACCCTAACAAAGGCACTCGCTAAAGAGGTAACGGATTATAATATCCGTGTGAATGCCGTCTCTCCCGCTGTCATTCAAACACCGATTTTGGAAGGTATGGCGCAGTCAACGATTGATTATATGGTGGGTAAGATTCCGTTGGGGCGCGTTGGGCAACCGGAAGAAGTTGCGGCGGTCGTGAATTTCTTGGCTTCGGATGAGGCGAGTTTTGTGACGGGTCAGTGTTATGATGTGAGTGGTGGAAGAGCGACATATTAG
- a CDS encoding PQQ-like beta-propeller repeat protein — MVKRIALLTICIFALAAIALIASQPDGFEKNWHHWRGPYATGVAVDANPPITWSETENVRWKIAVPGVGHATPIIWGDKIFVQTAVEGTKAESEDDDNPFGGFFGGRDDGPIYKFTLLAISRSDGSVLWQKTLRAIVPHEGTHRDATYASNSPVTDGEFVYAYFGSRGLYCVDMDGNVKWEKDVGMMYKSNTFGEGSSPVLYDNTLVIVQDHERDSFITAFDKRTGDVLWKTDRNERTTWFSPIVAEHDGKPQVITTGTNRVRGYDLATGKLLWEGDGLTRNAIPSPVAAGEFVYLMSGFRGNVLQAVSLASAAGDINDSDAIAWEFNRDTPYVPSPLLSDGILYFLKSNDGILSAFNTETGEAHYGPVRLKGVSGVYASIVGAADRLYVAGRNGVVNVVQQGPEFKILAENTLDDSFNASPAIVGNELYLRGGKYLYCIAE, encoded by the coding sequence ATGGTAAAAAGAATTGCACTCTTGACGATCTGTATCTTTGCTTTAGCGGCGATTGCGTTGATAGCGTCACAACCTGACGGTTTTGAGAAAAATTGGCATCACTGGCGCGGTCCGTATGCTACGGGGGTCGCAGTAGATGCGAATCCGCCCATCACGTGGAGTGAGACCGAAAATGTGCGTTGGAAAATCGCTGTTCCGGGCGTAGGGCATGCCACACCAATCATCTGGGGAGACAAAATCTTCGTCCAAACGGCTGTTGAAGGTACAAAAGCAGAATCTGAAGACGACGACAATCCATTCGGCGGTTTCTTTGGCGGAAGGGATGACGGTCCGATATATAAATTTACCCTTCTCGCTATTAGTCGGAGTGATGGCAGCGTGCTTTGGCAGAAGACGCTTCGAGCAATAGTGCCTCATGAGGGAACACATCGAGATGCAACCTACGCTTCAAATTCGCCGGTCACCGATGGTGAATTCGTCTACGCCTACTTCGGTTCACGTGGGCTTTATTGTGTGGATATGGACGGCAACGTGAAATGGGAAAAAGACGTTGGTATGATGTATAAAAGCAATACCTTTGGTGAAGGCAGTTCCCCAGTTCTCTACGACAACACGCTCGTTATCGTGCAGGACCATGAGCGTGATTCCTTCATTACTGCGTTCGACAAGCGGACCGGGGATGTCTTGTGGAAAACCGATCGCAACGAAAGAACGACGTGGTTCTCTCCGATTGTTGCTGAACACGATGGGAAACCACAGGTGATTACGACTGGCACAAATCGTGTCCGTGGTTACGATCTCGCAACGGGTAAACTGTTGTGGGAAGGCGACGGCTTAACTCGCAATGCTATTCCTTCACCGGTTGCTGCAGGTGAATTCGTTTACCTCATGAGTGGTTTCCGAGGCAATGTCTTGCAGGCAGTTTCCCTCGCCTCTGCAGCGGGAGATATTAACGACTCGGATGCTATCGCATGGGAATTTAATCGCGATACACCCTATGTGCCATCACCCCTCCTCTCTGACGGTATACTTTACTTCCTGAAAAGCAATGACGGTATCCTGTCCGCTTTCAATACCGAAACCGGAGAGGCACATTATGGACCGGTACGGCTCAAAGGTGTTTCTGGCGTTTATGCCTCTATTGTTGGCGCGGCGGATCGTCTTTACGTTGCTGGACGGAATGGGGTCGTGAACGTTGTTCAACAGGGTCCCGAATTTAAAATCTTGGCAGAAAATACTTTGGACGATAGTTTCAACGCATCGCCAGCGATTGTAGGGAACGAGTTATACCTCCGCGGTGGGAAGTATCTCTATTGTATCGCGGAGTAA
- a CDS encoding peroxidase — translation MRVQLTDEQIAAFTKDFRTADIDDTTKAILEFAVKVTKSASAVTLADLEHLRSYGLTDEALFAIVEVVGFFCYVNRIADAFGIELDTFLEERRESLHLASEN, via the coding sequence TTGCGGGTTCAACTCACAGACGAACAGATTGCAGCTTTTACGAAGGATTTCCGAACTGCCGATATTGACGATACCACGAAAGCGATTCTTGAATTCGCTGTTAAGGTAACAAAATCAGCGTCTGCTGTCACACTGGCAGATTTGGAACATCTCCGCAGTTATGGGTTGACGGACGAGGCACTTTTCGCTATTGTGGAGGTTGTCGGATTTTTCTGTTATGTCAATCGGATAGCAGACGCATTTGGAATTGAATTAGACACATTTTTGGAAGAGAGGAGAGAAAGCTTGCACTTGGCAAGTGAGAATTAG
- a CDS encoding insulinase family protein translates to MPDVKLHPGEQLHGFEVKAVTPIEELRAVTIELAHQHSGARLLHIYTNDTENLFSINFPTPPSDDTGVPHILEHAVLAGSHKFPVKEPFFEMIKMSMATFINAMTSSDFTCYPVSSNVKKDLFNLAEVYFDAVFHPLLTENTFKREGHHLAPVDPDDPIGDLKITGIVYNEMKGAFSDPEACLYRSVMRRLLPDTLYANESGGDPDAIPDLTYTQLKGFHETYYHPSNGYFVLYGDIPTSDYLTFLADRLDNIPKNAASTVLRPLRPEVTHQPRWDAPRTATDTYPVGADEPLTEKTYLMLSWLIGDATNPEEAVLGRIMSLILLGNEAAPLRKAIIDAKLGADIVFSGASSIGPEATFYLALKGSEADRLEAFSQLVVDTLTEIVDSEIDSEKVEAAFQQATYHYQEVASMFPLRMLYRVIEGWIYEKDSDTFLKMGQTLDTVRQQWQENPSIFNEFIRERLIENPHRLASILSPDRDMQGKIEAELAERMKETRAQLTDEQVQQIAADAAELERLNGVPNSPEALAGLPQLQVSDLPEKPRHIPTTVESIGGQELLRNDVFANGVNYLVLNFDLQGLPEHLWTYFPRYADAISKLGAADMNYEEMAQRTSAVTGGIGCSPWFSTHARDADRALRGLSFHLKALDNKIDAALDVLHDLLFAVNPRDTERLRDVLLQAVAEYRTEMIHDGSSTAIHHASRGLSSNAHLAELIYGLPQLRNSETLLNGFDELNADLMGHIEGIRDFLLTRGRVTASFTGSDTAFETTRTKLGVWLDAMGDEPVTSQPIAFQQFEIPPREGLAGPIQIAHCAHVMPAPHYSHPDSTLLTIGAHLIRLDYILSEIRFKGNAYGARFTYSPYDAVLCQSSFRDPHVARTINVFEQTVDYVKQIEWTQTDIDRAIIATAKDGEKPIRPSQAASSALSQHLVGQTREMREERYAQLRRATPTEVKRALLQLLEENRDKAAVCAVSSREKLEAANAELAQPLVIEDILT, encoded by the coding sequence ATGCCGGACGTAAAATTACATCCCGGCGAACAACTGCACGGCTTTGAGGTAAAAGCCGTCACGCCAATTGAGGAATTACGAGCAGTAACGATTGAATTGGCACATCAACACAGTGGCGCACGCCTGCTACATATCTATACGAACGACACTGAAAATCTTTTCTCCATTAATTTCCCGACCCCGCCATCGGATGATACCGGGGTCCCGCATATCCTTGAGCATGCCGTCTTGGCAGGATCACACAAATTTCCGGTGAAAGAGCCGTTCTTTGAAATGATTAAAATGAGCATGGCGACCTTTATCAACGCCATGACAAGTTCCGATTTCACCTGTTATCCGGTATCGAGCAACGTGAAAAAAGATCTCTTCAACTTGGCGGAAGTCTACTTTGACGCGGTCTTCCATCCATTACTGACTGAAAACACCTTCAAGCGCGAAGGACATCATCTCGCACCCGTTGATCCTGATGATCCGATAGGCGATTTAAAAATAACAGGCATCGTCTATAACGAGATGAAAGGCGCATTCTCGGACCCAGAAGCCTGTTTATACCGTTCTGTGATGAGACGACTCCTCCCGGATACGCTTTACGCCAATGAATCCGGCGGTGATCCAGATGCCATTCCCGATCTGACCTACACGCAGCTGAAGGGATTTCACGAAACCTATTATCATCCAAGCAACGGCTATTTCGTTCTTTACGGCGATATTCCAACGAGCGACTATCTCACCTTCCTTGCCGATAGGTTAGATAATATCCCGAAGAATGCAGCAAGTACGGTGCTACGTCCACTACGTCCAGAGGTCACACACCAACCGAGATGGGACGCGCCACGGACAGCAACGGATACCTATCCTGTTGGTGCTGATGAACCGCTCACGGAAAAAACGTATCTAATGCTCAGTTGGCTCATCGGAGACGCGACCAATCCGGAAGAGGCGGTTCTTGGTCGTATTATGAGCCTCATTCTGCTCGGTAACGAAGCCGCACCGCTCCGTAAAGCGATTATTGATGCCAAACTCGGTGCGGACATTGTTTTCTCCGGCGCAAGTTCTATCGGACCAGAAGCCACTTTTTACCTCGCACTCAAAGGGAGTGAAGCCGATCGCCTTGAAGCCTTTAGTCAATTGGTCGTTGATACCCTAACAGAGATTGTTGATTCAGAGATTGATAGCGAAAAAGTTGAAGCAGCATTCCAGCAAGCGACTTACCACTACCAAGAAGTCGCCTCGATGTTCCCGCTCCGCATGCTCTACCGAGTCATTGAGGGATGGATATATGAGAAGGATTCGGACACCTTCCTGAAGATGGGTCAAACGCTTGATACGGTTCGTCAGCAGTGGCAAGAGAATCCATCAATTTTCAATGAATTTATCCGAGAGAGGCTTATCGAAAACCCCCACCGTCTCGCCAGTATACTATCGCCAGATCGGGACATGCAGGGAAAGATTGAGGCTGAACTCGCAGAACGGATGAAAGAAACACGCGCACAACTGACAGATGAACAAGTCCAGCAAATCGCTGCGGATGCCGCGGAACTGGAGCGTCTCAATGGTGTTCCCAATTCACCGGAAGCGTTGGCAGGGCTGCCGCAGCTTCAGGTCAGTGATCTCCCTGAAAAACCGAGACATATTCCGACGACGGTTGAAAGTATCGGCGGACAGGAGCTGCTACGCAACGATGTTTTTGCCAACGGTGTTAACTACCTCGTGTTGAACTTCGATTTGCAAGGATTACCGGAACATCTCTGGACGTATTTTCCCAGATACGCAGATGCGATTAGCAAACTCGGTGCTGCCGATATGAATTACGAAGAGATGGCACAACGAACATCAGCCGTCACTGGCGGGATTGGATGCTCACCCTGGTTTTCTACGCACGCACGGGATGCGGATCGGGCCTTGCGAGGTCTATCCTTTCATCTCAAAGCACTTGATAATAAAATAGATGCTGCGCTCGATGTTCTGCATGACCTGCTATTTGCTGTGAACCCACGCGATACGGAGCGCCTTCGGGATGTCCTGCTCCAAGCCGTTGCGGAATATCGCACGGAGATGATTCACGACGGTTCAAGTACGGCGATTCATCACGCTTCACGGGGGCTTTCATCAAATGCACATCTCGCGGAATTAATCTATGGGCTGCCACAACTCCGCAACAGCGAAACCCTTCTCAACGGATTCGACGAACTTAATGCCGACCTTATGGGTCATATAGAAGGGATACGCGATTTCTTGCTGACGCGTGGACGGGTAACCGCCAGTTTCACGGGTTCGGATACCGCTTTTGAAACCACGCGGACGAAACTCGGGGTGTGGCTTGACGCGATGGGAGATGAACCGGTGACCTCGCAACCCATTGCGTTTCAGCAGTTTGAGATACCCCCAAGAGAGGGATTAGCGGGTCCCATTCAGATTGCGCACTGTGCACACGTAATGCCAGCGCCGCACTATTCACATCCGGATTCAACGCTCTTGACGATCGGGGCGCATCTCATTCGACTCGATTACATACTCAGTGAAATCCGTTTTAAAGGCAATGCTTACGGTGCAAGGTTCACCTATAGTCCTTATGATGCCGTGCTGTGTCAGTCCTCGTTCCGTGATCCGCATGTTGCACGGACGATCAACGTCTTTGAACAGACTGTTGACTACGTTAAACAGATAGAATGGACACAGACGGACATAGACCGAGCAATCATTGCTACGGCGAAGGATGGTGAGAAACCGATTCGTCCAAGTCAAGCCGCAAGCAGTGCGCTGAGTCAACATCTCGTTGGGCAGACGCGCGAGATGCGAGAGGAACGCTACGCGCAACTCCGCCGTGCAACGCCGACTGAGGTCAAACGGGCACTCCTTCAGCTCTTAGAAGAAAACCGAGATAAAGCGGCGGTGTGTGCCGTTTCCAGTCGTGAGAAACTGGAAGCCGCAAACGCTGAATTGGCACAACCGCTTGTTATTGAAGACATTTTAACCTAA